The Vicinamibacteria bacterium sequence GGTCTACACCCCGGACGTCAAGGTCGACGGACTGGTAACGGTGGAGGGACGAACCGACCCCGGGGCGAGGGTCACGATCGATTTCGGCCTCGGCGATGAGCCCGTCTCGGTGAGGGAAGACGGCTCCTTCACCGCCTACGTTCGGGTTCGAAGAGCGGGCAGCCCCCTCCTCGTGCGAGCGCGCAACGAGGCGGGAGGAATGACGGAGAAGACGGTGCACGCCATCCTGAGAAACAGACTGGCCCCGAGCGGCAATTAGCGGACTGACGAGAGAAGCCCATCCTATCTCCGGTGCCCGTAAGCGTTGGAGTGCGCCAAACGATCGAAGTACTCGTAAGCCCTCCGCGCGATCTCCGAGATGGCCCGCTCGCACTCCGCTTCGTCCTGCAGCCAGTTGCCCATCGCCGCGACGATGAACGGACGGTCCTTCAGGTAGATGATGCCGACGTCCACGACGACGCCGGCGAGACTGCCGGTCTTGTGGGCCACACGCGTTCCCGTGGGTAGGAGAGGGCGGATCCGGCTTGACTTGGGAATGGCAAGGATGCCGAGGAGCTCCTTGCGACTCTCGTCTCCGAGGATCTTCCCCTCGTGAATCGCCTGGAGCAGATCGGCCTGCTCGTTCGGCGTCGAGAGATTCTCGCGATTCTCGGCCCACGCCTCTTCGTCCATCATCTTCCGTTGAAGTTTGGTCTGGTGAAGGCCGAGCCGCGCCATCGTCCGGTTAACGTTCTCCATCCCGACGCGTTCGATAATCAGGTTGGTGGCGGTATTGTCGCTCACGGTCACCATGAGCGTCGCAATGTCCCGAAGCGGCATCGTCACGCGGCCGGGCGTCAGCTGTTGCAGTACGCCGCTGCCGGGAGCGATGTCCGAGCTCGCCACGGTAACGTCCTGGTCGAGTGACAACGCTTCCTCTTCGGCCTGCCGAAAGAGCTCGACGAGAATGGGAAGCTTGATCGCGCTTGCCTGGGTGAAGAGGGTGTCGCCTTCGATCGAATAGCTTTCTCCAGTGGTCAGGTCGCGGATGGCGACTCCGAGCACGCCGTCGACGTTCGTCGCGATACGCCGGACCTCTTCCTCGAACCGCTCACGCAGGCGAGCGGGGGGCTCGGTCTCGGGGGAGAGGCCCCAAAGGAGGAGCACGGCGAGAAAACCCATGGCCGGCGATTCTGTCGCACCCACTCGGTGTCGAGCAACCGTCTCCGGCTCGCTGATAGTATTGCCTCGGTCACCACGAGAGCGATGAGCCGAGAGTTCACCATCGAGGGGCGTCTCGAAAGCGTCAAGCTCGCGCTGAGGGGCGCCTGGCTCCTGTTGCGCGCTCAACGAAACGCCTGGATTCATGCGGCGGCCACCCTGGCCATGGTCACCGCCGGGCTCTATTTCGATGTCGCGCCGATCGAGTGGGCCTGCCTGATCCTCGCGACTGCCTGCGTTTGGACCGCGGAGGCATTCAACACCGCGCTCGAGCTCCTC is a genomic window containing:
- a CDS encoding serine hydrolase → MGFLAVLLLWGLSPETEPPARLRERFEEEVRRIATNVDGVLGVAIRDLTTGESYSIEGDTLFTQASAIKLPILVELFRQAEEEALSLDQDVTVASSDIAPGSGVLQQLTPGRVTMPLRDIATLMVTVSDNTATNLIIERVGMENVNRTMARLGLHQTKLQRKMMDEEAWAENRENLSTPNEQADLLQAIHEGKILGDESRKELLGILAIPKSSRIRPLLPTGTRVAHKTGSLAGVVVDVGIIYLKDRPFIVAAMGNWLQDEAECERAISEIARRAYEYFDRLAHSNAYGHRR
- a CDS encoding diacylglycerol kinase family protein translates to MSREFTIEGRLESVKLALRGAWLLLRAQRNAWIHAAATLAMVTAGLYFDVAPIEWACLILATACVWTAEAFNTALELLADVASPEFHPLVGQAKDVAAAAVLFSAVGAAIVAVLILGPYVLGSLGRIPIGG